In Picosynechococcus sp. PCC 7002, the following are encoded in one genomic region:
- a CDS encoding acetolactate synthase large subunit — translation MNTAELLIRCLENEGVEYIFGLPGEENLHILEALKESPIRFITVRHEQGAAFMADVYGRLTGKAGVCLSTLGPGATNLMTGVADANLDGAPLIAITGQVGTDRMHIESHQYLDLVAMFAPVTKWNKQIVRPNTTPEVVRRAFKIAQQEKPGAVHIDLPENIAAMPVEGQPLQRDGREKIYASSRSLNRAAEAIAHAKSPLILVGNGIIRADAAEALTDFATQLNIPVVNTFMGKGAIPYTHPLSLWTVGLQQRDFVTCAFEQSDLVIAVGYDLIEYSPKRWNPEGTTPIIHIGEVAAEIDSSYIPLTEVVGDIGDALNEIRKRTDREGKTAPKFLNVRAEIREDYERHGTDASFPVKPQKIIYDLRQVMAPEDIVISDVGAHKMWMARHYHCDRPNTCLISNGFAAMGIAIPGAVAAKLVYPEKNVVAVTGDGGFMMNCQELETALRIGANFVTLIFNDGGYGLIGWKQINQFGAPAFVEFGNPDFVQFAESMGLKGYRITAAADLVPTLKEALAQDVPAVIDCPVDYSENVKFSQKSGDLICRM, via the coding sequence GTGAATACTGCAGAATTATTGATCCGATGTCTAGAAAATGAAGGGGTGGAGTATATTTTTGGGCTGCCGGGGGAAGAAAATCTCCATATCCTCGAAGCCCTTAAGGAGTCTCCCATCCGCTTTATCACCGTCCGCCATGAACAGGGTGCCGCTTTTATGGCCGATGTGTATGGTCGTTTAACCGGGAAAGCAGGGGTTTGTCTGTCTACCCTGGGGCCTGGGGCTACCAATCTAATGACTGGGGTTGCCGATGCGAACCTCGATGGGGCGCCCCTGATTGCGATTACAGGGCAGGTGGGTACCGACCGCATGCACATTGAATCCCACCAATATCTTGATCTGGTGGCGATGTTTGCCCCCGTCACCAAGTGGAATAAACAAATTGTCCGACCGAACACGACCCCGGAGGTGGTACGTCGTGCCTTTAAAATTGCCCAGCAGGAAAAACCAGGGGCAGTACACATCGATCTCCCTGAAAATATTGCGGCGATGCCCGTAGAAGGTCAGCCCCTCCAGCGGGATGGTCGTGAAAAAATCTATGCTTCAAGCCGGAGTTTAAACCGGGCTGCCGAGGCGATCGCCCATGCCAAGAGTCCTTTAATTCTGGTGGGTAATGGCATTATTCGCGCCGATGCCGCCGAAGCCCTCACCGATTTTGCCACCCAGTTGAATATTCCCGTAGTCAACACCTTTATGGGCAAAGGGGCAATTCCCTACACCCATCCCCTGTCCCTGTGGACGGTAGGACTCCAACAGCGGGATTTTGTCACCTGTGCCTTTGAACAGAGCGATTTGGTGATTGCAGTGGGCTACGATCTGATCGAATATTCCCCCAAACGCTGGAACCCAGAGGGAACGACCCCAATTATCCACATTGGTGAAGTGGCCGCCGAAATTGATAGTAGTTATATTCCCCTCACAGAAGTTGTCGGCGACATTGGCGATGCCTTAAATGAAATTCGTAAACGCACAGACCGTGAGGGCAAAACCGCGCCAAAATTTCTCAATGTCCGGGCTGAGATTCGGGAGGACTATGAACGCCACGGCACCGACGCTAGTTTTCCGGTCAAACCCCAAAAAATCATCTACGATCTCCGCCAAGTGATGGCCCCAGAGGACATCGTCATTTCTGATGTGGGGGCCCACAAAATGTGGATGGCCCGCCATTACCATTGCGATCGCCCCAATACTTGCCTGATTTCCAATGGATTTGCGGCGATGGGCATTGCGATTCCCGGTGCTGTAGCAGCCAAATTAGTCTACCCAGAAAAAAATGTCGTGGCTGTCACAGGGGACGGGGGATTTATGATGAACTGCCAGGAGCTCGAAACGGCCCTGCGCATTGGGGCGAACTTTGTCACCCTAATTTTCAATGATGGTGGCTATGGTTTGATCGGTTGGAAACAGATTAACCAGTTCGGTGCACCAGCCTTTGTGGAGTTTGGCAATCCCGATTTTGTGCAGTTTGCCGAAAGTATGGGCCTCAAGGGTTATCGGATTACCGCCGCCGCCGACCTTGTGCCGACCTTAAAAGAAGCCCTAGCCCAGGATGTACCAGCGGTGATCGATTGCCCCGTGGACTACAGTGAGAATGTGAAATTCTCCCAAAAATCAGGGGATTTAATCTGCCGTATGTAA
- a CDS encoding NAD-dependent succinate-semialdehyde dehydrogenase — protein sequence MAIATINPTTGEICQRFKALTPAEIDAKLAKAQEAFQAYRRTSFSQRRQWLENAAAILERDTSKFAEIMTTEMGKTHQSAIAEAEKSALVCRYYAEHGEQFLANEYTETQATESYVCYQPLGILLAVMPWNFPFWQVFRFAAPALMAGNVAVLKHASNVPQCALAVEAILEAAGFPEGVFQTLLIGASQVEQVIKDPRVKAATLTGSEPAGASLASLAGQEIKPTLLELGGSDPFVVFPSADLDEAVEVGTVARTMNNGQSCIAAKRFILHEAIAAEFLEKLHLKFASLKIGDPMAPETDIGPLATEGILQDISRQVDQAVAAGAKILLGGRPLDRAGYFYPPTILTEIPPGAKILQEELFAPVAMVFTVKDLDQAIALANDIPFGLGASAWTNDPAEQQRFIQELDAGAVFINGMVKSDPRLPFGGTKRSGYGRELGLAGIRTFVNAKTVWLK from the coding sequence ATGGCGATCGCCACGATCAATCCCACGACCGGAGAAATATGTCAGCGTTTTAAAGCCCTGACCCCAGCAGAAATTGACGCAAAATTAGCCAAGGCCCAGGAAGCATTTCAAGCATATCGGCGCACCAGCTTTAGCCAACGGCGACAGTGGCTCGAAAATGCAGCGGCCATCCTCGAACGGGATACCAGTAAGTTTGCGGAGATTATGACCACTGAGATGGGAAAAACCCATCAAAGTGCGATCGCCGAAGCCGAAAAATCTGCTTTAGTCTGTCGCTACTATGCCGAACATGGTGAACAGTTTTTGGCCAACGAATACACAGAAACCCAGGCCACAGAAAGTTATGTGTGCTATCAGCCCTTGGGCATTCTGCTCGCGGTGATGCCGTGGAATTTTCCCTTCTGGCAAGTTTTCCGTTTTGCCGCCCCAGCATTAATGGCCGGGAATGTGGCGGTGTTAAAACATGCGTCCAATGTGCCCCAGTGCGCCCTGGCGGTGGAAGCGATTTTAGAGGCGGCAGGATTTCCGGAAGGGGTGTTTCAAACCTTGTTAATTGGCGCGTCCCAGGTGGAGCAGGTGATTAAAGATCCCCGGGTGAAGGCCGCCACCTTAACAGGGAGCGAACCAGCGGGGGCAAGTTTAGCCAGTCTGGCGGGCCAGGAAATTAAACCGACGCTGTTGGAACTGGGTGGCAGTGATCCCTTTGTGGTCTTTCCGTCGGCGGATCTCGATGAAGCAGTCGAGGTCGGTACTGTAGCCCGTACGATGAACAATGGTCAATCTTGTATTGCGGCGAAACGATTTATTCTCCACGAGGCGATCGCCGCCGAATTTCTCGAAAAACTCCACCTCAAATTTGCCAGTCTCAAGATTGGCGATCCCATGGCACCGGAGACGGATATCGGCCCCTTGGCAACGGAGGGCATCTTGCAGGATATCAGCCGCCAAGTGGATCAAGCGGTGGCTGCTGGGGCCAAAATTTTATTGGGCGGGCGACCCCTAGACCGCGCCGGTTATTTTTATCCGCCGACCATTTTGACGGAGATTCCCCCAGGGGCGAAGATTCTCCAGGAGGAACTGTTTGCGCCGGTGGCGATGGTCTTTACGGTTAAAGATCTCGATCAGGCGATCGCCCTCGCCAATGATATTCCCTTTGGTTTAGGAGCCAGCGCCTGGACAAATGATCCGGCAGAACAACAACGCTTTATTCAAGAGCTTGACGCTGGGGCCGTTTTTATCAATGGCATGGTGAAATCTGACCCCCGCCTCCCCTTTGGTGGGACGAAACGCTCTGGTTATGGGCGAGAATTGGGCCTCGCTGGGATTCGCACCTTTGTGAATGCCAAAACGGTGTGGCTGAAATAA
- a CDS encoding phycobiliprotein lyase codes for MNLLATSPSASTAFFQRSAGRWHSQRRYYTLNSDQEPLEAISAIEVVFLPAEHPHLKPLAIAHHLSPDQAFQCGAKVTWESTYTNVQRKPLKGETIFGIRDQLMYRDRGFSTTAPIVAEFELIQPHVMRLQTAYDGASFEEEIKFVGDKHRTRQTITSRAGQELMIAQYLETRL; via the coding sequence ATGAATTTACTTGCGACTTCGCCCAGTGCCAGCACCGCCTTTTTTCAGCGCTCTGCCGGTCGGTGGCATTCCCAGCGCCGCTACTACACCCTCAACAGTGACCAGGAACCCCTGGAGGCCATTTCGGCAATCGAAGTCGTCTTTTTACCCGCCGAGCATCCCCACCTCAAACCCTTGGCGATCGCCCACCACCTTTCCCCTGATCAGGCCTTTCAATGTGGGGCGAAAGTTACTTGGGAAAGCACTTATACTAATGTGCAGCGCAAACCCCTAAAGGGAGAGACGATCTTTGGAATTCGGGATCAGTTGATGTACCGCGACCGTGGTTTTTCGACAACAGCCCCGATTGTGGCCGAATTTGAATTGATTCAACCCCACGTGATGCGACTTCAGACTGCCTACGACGGCGCCAGTTTTGAAGAAGAAATTAAATTTGTTGGGGATAAACACCGCACACGCCAAACTATTACTTCCCGTGCGGGACAGGAATTGATGATCGCGCAGTATTTAGAAACGCGTCTTTAG
- a CDS encoding bifunctional aminoglycoside phosphotransferase/ATP-binding protein, giving the protein MSHSISALIEALQQPALYPHPTQEAIALVQTHVSYVFLTGDYAYKLKKAVNFGFLDFSTLDKRQHFCEVELELNRALAADLYLEVLPITYDGQTYAFDGAGEVVEYAVKMRQFPQENLLSEMFTAGTLTEDHMVQLGKAVADFHQQATTNDYILSFGEIAKIRQAIDENYAQTAKYIGTVQTQDRFEQTKQFTDNFFASREEIFAKRRREAKIKECHGDLHLRNICFWQDQIQLFDRIEFNEPFRFVDTMYDVAFTVMDLDARGARELGNAFLNTYVERTGDWEGLQVLPLYLSRQAYVRAKVTSFLLDDPAIAPEAKIQAAAIASDYYDLAWRYTQRPQGKVIVMCGLSGAGKSTVARAAARQWNGIQLRSDAVRKHLAGLSLEAKGDDRLYSEAMNEQTYARLQELGLLLAKQGFTVILDAKYDKLVYRKNVIKVCADQGIPLEIFHCQAPLPILAQRLTTRTNDISDATADLLTSQQEHFESFILEEHPLVKNLDTTQTPAAIMAQLAEEPV; this is encoded by the coding sequence ATGTCCCATTCGATCTCTGCCTTGATTGAAGCGCTACAACAGCCAGCGCTGTATCCCCACCCGACCCAGGAGGCGATCGCCTTAGTGCAAACCCATGTGTCCTACGTGTTTTTAACTGGGGACTATGCCTACAAACTAAAAAAAGCAGTTAATTTTGGCTTCCTGGATTTTTCGACTCTAGACAAACGTCAACATTTCTGCGAAGTAGAATTGGAGCTAAATCGTGCCCTGGCTGCTGACCTGTACCTAGAAGTGCTGCCCATTACCTATGACGGCCAAACCTACGCCTTTGACGGGGCGGGAGAAGTGGTGGAATATGCCGTGAAAATGCGTCAATTCCCCCAGGAAAATCTGTTGAGTGAGATGTTTACAGCAGGCACTCTTACCGAAGATCACATGGTGCAACTGGGAAAAGCTGTCGCTGATTTCCATCAACAGGCAACTACCAACGACTACATTCTGAGCTTTGGGGAAATTGCCAAAATCCGTCAGGCCATTGATGAAAACTACGCCCAAACGGCCAAATATATTGGCACCGTCCAGACCCAAGACCGCTTCGAGCAAACCAAACAATTTACAGATAATTTCTTTGCTAGCCGGGAGGAAATTTTTGCCAAACGCCGCCGCGAAGCAAAAATCAAAGAATGCCATGGCGATCTGCACCTGCGCAATATTTGTTTTTGGCAAGATCAGATTCAACTATTTGACCGCATCGAATTCAATGAGCCTTTCCGGTTCGTCGATACCATGTATGACGTGGCTTTTACGGTGATGGATTTAGATGCGCGGGGGGCCAGGGAGCTGGGGAATGCTTTTCTCAATACCTATGTCGAACGTACTGGAGATTGGGAAGGACTCCAGGTTTTACCCCTCTACCTGAGTCGCCAGGCCTATGTGCGGGCGAAAGTGACTTCATTTCTTTTGGATGATCCGGCGATCGCCCCTGAAGCAAAAATCCAGGCTGCGGCGATCGCATCAGATTACTACGATCTAGCTTGGCGCTATACCCAACGCCCCCAGGGAAAAGTGATTGTGATGTGTGGTTTATCCGGTGCTGGCAAATCAACGGTGGCCCGGGCGGCAGCTCGCCAATGGAATGGAATTCAACTGCGCTCCGATGCTGTGCGTAAACATTTAGCAGGCTTATCTTTAGAAGCAAAAGGCGATGACCGCCTCTACAGTGAAGCGATGAATGAACAAACCTATGCTCGCCTACAAGAGCTTGGTTTACTGTTGGCAAAACAGGGTTTTACGGTCATCCTCGATGCCAAATATGACAAACTTGTCTATCGTAAAAATGTGATTAAAGTCTGTGCTGACCAGGGTATCCCCTTAGAAATTTTCCACTGTCAGGCACCGTTGCCAATTTTGGCCCAGCGGTTAACGACCCGCACCAACGATATTTCTGATGCGACAGCAGATCTGCTCACGAGCCAACAGGAACATTTTGAATCCTTTATCCTAGAGGAACATCCCCTGGTTAAAAACCTGGATACCACCCAGACTCCCGCCGCAATTATGGCCCAACTGGCTGAGGAACCTGTTTAA
- the ald gene encoding alanine dehydrogenase yields the protein MKIGVPKEIKDQEFRVGLSPSSVQVLASAGHHILIETGAGLGSGFTDAEYQQAGAEIVSTAAIAWEQDMVVKVKEPLPSEYGSLRPGQILFTYLHLAADRQLTENLMRSGVTAIAYETVTDGKGHLPLLAPMSVIAGRLAVQFGARYLEKQQGGRGVLLGGVPGVGPGRVMILGGGTVGTEAAKMAVGLGAQVQILDINVDRLSDLEALFGSRVELLYSTPTQIQRWLPLADLVIGAVLLPGKRAPILVSRAAVKQMKRGSVIIDVAVDQGGCIETLRPTSHSAPTYLEEGVVHFGVPNMPGAVPWTATQALNNSTLPYVLQLANQGLGAIKQNPAIAQGLNIAERRLVHPSVREVFPDLAD from the coding sequence ATGAAAATCGGTGTCCCCAAGGAAATCAAAGACCAAGAATTTCGGGTTGGTTTGTCACCGAGCAGTGTGCAAGTCCTCGCCAGTGCGGGTCATCATATTTTGATTGAAACGGGGGCGGGCCTCGGTTCTGGATTTACGGATGCGGAATACCAACAGGCCGGAGCCGAAATTGTTTCTACGGCGGCGATCGCCTGGGAACAAGACATGGTCGTTAAAGTCAAAGAACCGCTCCCCTCAGAATATGGCTCGTTGCGCCCTGGTCAAATCCTATTTACCTATCTCCATTTAGCGGCTGATCGCCAGCTCACAGAAAATTTAATGCGATCGGGCGTGACGGCGATCGCCTACGAAACGGTCACCGACGGCAAAGGTCATTTACCACTCCTTGCGCCGATGAGTGTTATCGCTGGGCGCTTGGCCGTGCAGTTTGGGGCGCGCTATCTCGAAAAACAGCAGGGCGGCAGAGGCGTTTTACTCGGAGGTGTCCCTGGCGTTGGGCCGGGTCGTGTGATGATTCTTGGTGGGGGGACCGTCGGCACCGAAGCAGCAAAAATGGCCGTGGGTCTTGGGGCCCAGGTACAGATCCTCGACATTAACGTCGATCGCCTCAGTGATTTAGAAGCACTATTTGGCTCCCGAGTGGAGCTACTCTACAGCACACCGACCCAAATTCAACGCTGGTTACCCCTCGCCGATCTGGTAATTGGGGCCGTGCTTTTACCGGGCAAACGTGCACCAATTCTCGTGTCCCGTGCCGCAGTCAAACAGATGAAACGGGGTTCTGTCATTATTGACGTGGCTGTAGACCAAGGGGGCTGCATCGAAACCCTGCGGCCCACCAGTCACAGTGCCCCCACCTATCTCGAAGAAGGAGTTGTCCATTTTGGGGTGCCCAATATGCCGGGGGCCGTACCCTGGACAGCAACCCAAGCCCTCAATAACAGCACTTTGCCCTACGTTCTCCAACTGGCCAATCAAGGTTTGGGAGCGATTAAACAAAATCCGGCGATCGCCCAAGGATTAAATATTGCCGAGCGGCGTTTAGTCCACCCTTCGGTGCGAGAAGTCTTTCCCGATTTAGCCGACTAA